The following proteins are encoded in a genomic region of Tachysurus fulvidraco isolate hzauxx_2018 chromosome 22, HZAU_PFXX_2.0, whole genome shotgun sequence:
- the taf15 gene encoding TATA-binding protein-associated factor 2N isoform X8, with translation MVPIVDPRAMLGRVLVKVMEAARTADRTTRVMDSLRVTASRHRVTLVMDNNHRAMKVMGNQPLILRRGMETSLMGSRVLMVNKALTCSRLKEPSLGEHLEVRRELLDVVMRVRAGGMVVMKEVTGLRVSGAEGVVALTVVALTVAVMTVGASTVAASSAVALTVGAMIVVALSEVEEEEEARPLVWGLRDYSQRDDAGDEQDNSDNNTIFVQGLGEDVTTHEVAEFFKQIGIIKLNKKTGKPMINLYTDKATGRLKGEATVSFDDPPSAKAAIDWFDGKEFNGKPIKVSFATRRAEFSQRGGGGGGGGGGGRGRGGFRGRGGFGGGPSFDVKGGDWLCPNSSCGNMNFARRHECNKCGAPKPGDSFGERGGRGGFGGDRGGFRGGRGGFRGGDRGGYGGGDRGGYGGGYKMGGRGEHREERRDRPY, from the exons ATGGTTCCTATAGTGGATCCCAGGGCTATGCTGGGCAG GGTTTTGGTCAAGGTAATGGAGGCAGCTCGTACGGCGGACCGAACTACGAGGGTTATGGACAGTCTG AGAGTTACAGCCAGTCGTCACAGGGTTACTCTGGTTATGGACAACAACCACAGAGCTATGAAGGTTATGGGCAACCAGCCACTGATTCTTCGTCGGG GTATGGAGACAAGTCTTATGGGCAGCAGAGTTCTTATGGTCAACAAAGCTCTTACGTGCAGCCGTCTGAAGGAGCCCAGTCTGGGGGAACATTTGGAGGTGCGTCGGGAACTTTTGGACGTCGTAATGAGG GTGAGAGCAGGCGGTATGGTGGTGATGAAGGAGGTGACAGGCCTGAGGGTTTCAGGGGCAGAGGGCGTGGTAGCTTTGACCGTGGTGGCTTTGACCGTGGCGGTTATGACCGTGGGGGCCTCGACCGTGGCGGCCTCGAGCGCGGTGGCTTTGACCGTGGGGGCTATGATCGTGGTGGCTTTGAGCGaggtggaagaggaggaggaggcccGCCCTCTGGTGTGGG GACTCAGAGACTACAGTCAAAGGGATGATGCCG gtGATGAGCAGGACAACTCTGACAACAACACAATCTTTGTCCAAGGCCTTGGAGAGGATGTCACAACTCATGAAGTTGCTGAATTCTTCAAACAGATTGGAATCATTAAG TTAAATAAGAAGACTGGCAAACCTATGATAAACCTGTACACTGACAAAGCCACTGGAAGACTGAAGGGTGAAGCCACAGTCTCCTTTGACGACCCTCCTTCTGCTAAAGCTGCGATTGATTGGTTTGATG GCAAAGAGTTCAATGGAAAGCCCATAAAGGTGTCCTTTGCCACCAGGCGGGCAGAGTTCTCCCAGAGAGGAGGCGGTGGaggaggcggaggaggaggggggCGAGGGCGTGGAG GTTTCAGGGGACGAGGAGGCTTTGGTGGAGGTCCCAGTTTTGACGTTAAAGGAGGAGACTGGCTTTGTCCCAACAG TTCTTGTGGAAACATGAACTTTGCCCGGCGACATGAATGCAACAAATGTGGTGCACCAAAACCCGGAGACAGTTTTGGAG AACGTGGCGGTAGAGGGGGCTTCGGTGGTGACCGTGGTGGTTTCAGAGGTGGAAGAGGCGGTTTCCGTGGTGGTGACCGTGGTGGTTATGGAGGTGGAGATCGTGGTGGTTATGGTGGTGGATACAAGATGGGAGGAAG AGGAGAGCacagagaggaaagaagagacCGGCCCTACTAA
- the taf15 gene encoding TATA-binding protein-associated factor 2N isoform X4 — protein MLTIQATGSLEPHKVLFLLNLLAMVPIVDPRAMLGRVLVKVMEAARTADRTTRVMDSLRVTASRHRVTLVMDNNHRAMKVMGNQPLILRRGMETSLMGSRVLMVNKALTCSRLKEPSLGEHLEVRRELLDVVMRVRAGGMVVMKEVTGLRVSGAEGVVALTVVALTVAVMTVGASTVAASSAVALTVGAMIVVALSEVEEEEEARPLVWGLRDYSQRDDAGDEQDNSDNNTIFVQGLGEDVTTHEVAEFFKQIGIIKLNKKTGKPMINLYTDKATGRLKGEATVSFDDPPSAKAAIDWFDGKEFNGKPIKVSFATRRAEFSQRGGGGGGGGGGGRGRGGFRGRGGFGGGPSFDVKGGDWLCPNSSCGNMNFARRHECNKCGAPKPGDSFGERGGRGGFGGDRGGFRGGRGGFRGGDRGGYGGGDRGGYGGGYKMGGRGEHREERRDRPY, from the exons ATGCTAACG ATTCAGGCTACGGGCAGCCTGGAGCCCCACAAAG TTCTATTCCTCCTGAACCTTCTAGCTATGGTTCCTATAGTGGATCCCAGGGCTATGCTGGGCAG GGTTTTGGTCAAGGTAATGGAGGCAGCTCGTACGGCGGACCGAACTACGAGGGTTATGGACAGTCTG AGAGTTACAGCCAGTCGTCACAGGGTTACTCTGGTTATGGACAACAACCACAGAGCTATGAAGGTTATGGGCAACCAGCCACTGATTCTTCGTCGGG GTATGGAGACAAGTCTTATGGGCAGCAGAGTTCTTATGGTCAACAAAGCTCTTACGTGCAGCCGTCTGAAGGAGCCCAGTCTGGGGGAACATTTGGAGGTGCGTCGGGAACTTTTGGACGTCGTAATGAGG GTGAGAGCAGGCGGTATGGTGGTGATGAAGGAGGTGACAGGCCTGAGGGTTTCAGGGGCAGAGGGCGTGGTAGCTTTGACCGTGGTGGCTTTGACCGTGGCGGTTATGACCGTGGGGGCCTCGACCGTGGCGGCCTCGAGCGCGGTGGCTTTGACCGTGGGGGCTATGATCGTGGTGGCTTTGAGCGaggtggaagaggaggaggaggcccGCCCTCTGGTGTGGG GACTCAGAGACTACAGTCAAAGGGATGATGCCG gtGATGAGCAGGACAACTCTGACAACAACACAATCTTTGTCCAAGGCCTTGGAGAGGATGTCACAACTCATGAAGTTGCTGAATTCTTCAAACAGATTGGAATCATTAAG TTAAATAAGAAGACTGGCAAACCTATGATAAACCTGTACACTGACAAAGCCACTGGAAGACTGAAGGGTGAAGCCACAGTCTCCTTTGACGACCCTCCTTCTGCTAAAGCTGCGATTGATTGGTTTGATG GCAAAGAGTTCAATGGAAAGCCCATAAAGGTGTCCTTTGCCACCAGGCGGGCAGAGTTCTCCCAGAGAGGAGGCGGTGGaggaggcggaggaggaggggggCGAGGGCGTGGAG GTTTCAGGGGACGAGGAGGCTTTGGTGGAGGTCCCAGTTTTGACGTTAAAGGAGGAGACTGGCTTTGTCCCAACAG TTCTTGTGGAAACATGAACTTTGCCCGGCGACATGAATGCAACAAATGTGGTGCACCAAAACCCGGAGACAGTTTTGGAG AACGTGGCGGTAGAGGGGGCTTCGGTGGTGACCGTGGTGGTTTCAGAGGTGGAAGAGGCGGTTTCCGTGGTGGTGACCGTGGTGGTTATGGAGGTGGAGATCGTGGTGGTTATGGTGGTGGATACAAGATGGGAGGAAG AGGAGAGCacagagaggaaagaagagacCGGCCCTACTAA
- the taf15 gene encoding TATA-binding protein-associated factor 2N isoform X9: protein MVPIVDPRAMLGRVLVKVMEAARTADRTTRVMDSLRVTASRHRVTLVMDNNHRAMKVMGNQPLILRRGMETSLMGSRVLMVNKALTCSRLKEPSLGEHLEVRAGGMVVMKEVTGLRVSGAEGVVALTVVALTVAVMTVGASTVAASSAVALTVGAMIVVALSEVEEEEEARPLVWGLRDYSQRDDAGDEQDNSDNNTIFVQGLGEDVTTHEVAEFFKQIGIIKLNKKTGKPMINLYTDKATGRLKGEATVSFDDPPSAKAAIDWFDGKEFNGKPIKVSFATRRAEFSQRGGGGGGGGGGGRGRGGFRGRGGFGGGPSFDVKGGDWLCPNSSCGNMNFARRHECNKCGAPKPGDSFGERGGRGGFGGDRGGFRGGRGGFRGGDRGGYGGGDRGGYGGGYKMGGRGEHREERRDRPY from the exons ATGGTTCCTATAGTGGATCCCAGGGCTATGCTGGGCAG GGTTTTGGTCAAGGTAATGGAGGCAGCTCGTACGGCGGACCGAACTACGAGGGTTATGGACAGTCTG AGAGTTACAGCCAGTCGTCACAGGGTTACTCTGGTTATGGACAACAACCACAGAGCTATGAAGGTTATGGGCAACCAGCCACTGATTCTTCGTCGGG GTATGGAGACAAGTCTTATGGGCAGCAGAGTTCTTATGGTCAACAAAGCTCTTACGTGCAGCCGTCTGAAGGAGCCCAGTCTGGGGGAACATTTGGAG GTGAGAGCAGGCGGTATGGTGGTGATGAAGGAGGTGACAGGCCTGAGGGTTTCAGGGGCAGAGGGCGTGGTAGCTTTGACCGTGGTGGCTTTGACCGTGGCGGTTATGACCGTGGGGGCCTCGACCGTGGCGGCCTCGAGCGCGGTGGCTTTGACCGTGGGGGCTATGATCGTGGTGGCTTTGAGCGaggtggaagaggaggaggaggcccGCCCTCTGGTGTGGG GACTCAGAGACTACAGTCAAAGGGATGATGCCG gtGATGAGCAGGACAACTCTGACAACAACACAATCTTTGTCCAAGGCCTTGGAGAGGATGTCACAACTCATGAAGTTGCTGAATTCTTCAAACAGATTGGAATCATTAAG TTAAATAAGAAGACTGGCAAACCTATGATAAACCTGTACACTGACAAAGCCACTGGAAGACTGAAGGGTGAAGCCACAGTCTCCTTTGACGACCCTCCTTCTGCTAAAGCTGCGATTGATTGGTTTGATG GCAAAGAGTTCAATGGAAAGCCCATAAAGGTGTCCTTTGCCACCAGGCGGGCAGAGTTCTCCCAGAGAGGAGGCGGTGGaggaggcggaggaggaggggggCGAGGGCGTGGAG GTTTCAGGGGACGAGGAGGCTTTGGTGGAGGTCCCAGTTTTGACGTTAAAGGAGGAGACTGGCTTTGTCCCAACAG TTCTTGTGGAAACATGAACTTTGCCCGGCGACATGAATGCAACAAATGTGGTGCACCAAAACCCGGAGACAGTTTTGGAG AACGTGGCGGTAGAGGGGGCTTCGGTGGTGACCGTGGTGGTTTCAGAGGTGGAAGAGGCGGTTTCCGTGGTGGTGACCGTGGTGGTTATGGAGGTGGAGATCGTGGTGGTTATGGTGGTGGATACAAGATGGGAGGAAG AGGAGAGCacagagaggaaagaagagacCGGCCCTACTAA
- the taf15 gene encoding TATA-binding protein-associated factor 2N isoform X6, whose amino-acid sequence MLTIQATGSLEPHKAMVPIVDPRAMLGRVLVKVMEAARTADRTTRVMDSLRVTASRHRVTLVMDNNHRAMKVMGNQPLILRRGMETSLMGSRVLMVNKALTCSRLKEPSLGEHLEVRRELLDVVMRVRAGGMVVMKEVTGLRVSGAEGVVALTVVALTVAVMTVGASTVAASSAVALTVGAMIVVALSEVEEEEEARPLVWGLRDYSQRDDAGDEQDNSDNNTIFVQGLGEDVTTHEVAEFFKQIGIIKLNKKTGKPMINLYTDKATGRLKGEATVSFDDPPSAKAAIDWFDGKEFNGKPIKVSFATRRAEFSQRGGGGGGGGGGGRGRGGFRGRGGFGGGPSFDVKGGDWLCPNSSCGNMNFARRHECNKCGAPKPGDSFGERGGRGGFGGDRGGFRGGRGGFRGGDRGGYGGGDRGGYGGGYKMGGRGEHREERRDRPY is encoded by the exons ATGCTAACG ATTCAGGCTACGGGCAGCCTGGAGCCCCACAAAG CTATGGTTCCTATAGTGGATCCCAGGGCTATGCTGGGCAG GGTTTTGGTCAAGGTAATGGAGGCAGCTCGTACGGCGGACCGAACTACGAGGGTTATGGACAGTCTG AGAGTTACAGCCAGTCGTCACAGGGTTACTCTGGTTATGGACAACAACCACAGAGCTATGAAGGTTATGGGCAACCAGCCACTGATTCTTCGTCGGG GTATGGAGACAAGTCTTATGGGCAGCAGAGTTCTTATGGTCAACAAAGCTCTTACGTGCAGCCGTCTGAAGGAGCCCAGTCTGGGGGAACATTTGGAGGTGCGTCGGGAACTTTTGGACGTCGTAATGAGG GTGAGAGCAGGCGGTATGGTGGTGATGAAGGAGGTGACAGGCCTGAGGGTTTCAGGGGCAGAGGGCGTGGTAGCTTTGACCGTGGTGGCTTTGACCGTGGCGGTTATGACCGTGGGGGCCTCGACCGTGGCGGCCTCGAGCGCGGTGGCTTTGACCGTGGGGGCTATGATCGTGGTGGCTTTGAGCGaggtggaagaggaggaggaggcccGCCCTCTGGTGTGGG GACTCAGAGACTACAGTCAAAGGGATGATGCCG gtGATGAGCAGGACAACTCTGACAACAACACAATCTTTGTCCAAGGCCTTGGAGAGGATGTCACAACTCATGAAGTTGCTGAATTCTTCAAACAGATTGGAATCATTAAG TTAAATAAGAAGACTGGCAAACCTATGATAAACCTGTACACTGACAAAGCCACTGGAAGACTGAAGGGTGAAGCCACAGTCTCCTTTGACGACCCTCCTTCTGCTAAAGCTGCGATTGATTGGTTTGATG GCAAAGAGTTCAATGGAAAGCCCATAAAGGTGTCCTTTGCCACCAGGCGGGCAGAGTTCTCCCAGAGAGGAGGCGGTGGaggaggcggaggaggaggggggCGAGGGCGTGGAG GTTTCAGGGGACGAGGAGGCTTTGGTGGAGGTCCCAGTTTTGACGTTAAAGGAGGAGACTGGCTTTGTCCCAACAG TTCTTGTGGAAACATGAACTTTGCCCGGCGACATGAATGCAACAAATGTGGTGCACCAAAACCCGGAGACAGTTTTGGAG AACGTGGCGGTAGAGGGGGCTTCGGTGGTGACCGTGGTGGTTTCAGAGGTGGAAGAGGCGGTTTCCGTGGTGGTGACCGTGGTGGTTATGGAGGTGGAGATCGTGGTGGTTATGGTGGTGGATACAAGATGGGAGGAAG AGGAGAGCacagagaggaaagaagagacCGGCCCTACTAA
- the taf15 gene encoding TATA-binding protein-associated factor 2N isoform X7 yields the protein MLTIQATGSLEPHKVLFLLNLLAMVPIVDPRAMLGRVLVKVMEAARTADRTTRVMDSLRVTASRHRVTLVMDNNHRAMKVMGNQPLILRRGMETSLMGSRVLMVNKALTCSRLKEPSLGEHLEVRAGGMVVMKEVTGLRVSGAEGVVALTVVALTVAVMTVGASTVAASSAVALTVGAMIVVALSEVEEEEEARPLVWGLRDYSQRDDAGDEQDNSDNNTIFVQGLGEDVTTHEVAEFFKQIGIIKLNKKTGKPMINLYTDKATGRLKGEATVSFDDPPSAKAAIDWFDGKEFNGKPIKVSFATRRAEFSQRGGGGGGGGGGGRGRGGFRGRGGFGGGPSFDVKGGDWLCPNSSCGNMNFARRHECNKCGAPKPGDSFGERGGRGGFGGDRGGFRGGRGGFRGGDRGGYGGGDRGGYGGGYKMGGRGEHREERRDRPY from the exons ATGCTAACG ATTCAGGCTACGGGCAGCCTGGAGCCCCACAAAG TTCTATTCCTCCTGAACCTTCTAGCTATGGTTCCTATAGTGGATCCCAGGGCTATGCTGGGCAG GGTTTTGGTCAAGGTAATGGAGGCAGCTCGTACGGCGGACCGAACTACGAGGGTTATGGACAGTCTG AGAGTTACAGCCAGTCGTCACAGGGTTACTCTGGTTATGGACAACAACCACAGAGCTATGAAGGTTATGGGCAACCAGCCACTGATTCTTCGTCGGG GTATGGAGACAAGTCTTATGGGCAGCAGAGTTCTTATGGTCAACAAAGCTCTTACGTGCAGCCGTCTGAAGGAGCCCAGTCTGGGGGAACATTTGGAG GTGAGAGCAGGCGGTATGGTGGTGATGAAGGAGGTGACAGGCCTGAGGGTTTCAGGGGCAGAGGGCGTGGTAGCTTTGACCGTGGTGGCTTTGACCGTGGCGGTTATGACCGTGGGGGCCTCGACCGTGGCGGCCTCGAGCGCGGTGGCTTTGACCGTGGGGGCTATGATCGTGGTGGCTTTGAGCGaggtggaagaggaggaggaggcccGCCCTCTGGTGTGGG GACTCAGAGACTACAGTCAAAGGGATGATGCCG gtGATGAGCAGGACAACTCTGACAACAACACAATCTTTGTCCAAGGCCTTGGAGAGGATGTCACAACTCATGAAGTTGCTGAATTCTTCAAACAGATTGGAATCATTAAG TTAAATAAGAAGACTGGCAAACCTATGATAAACCTGTACACTGACAAAGCCACTGGAAGACTGAAGGGTGAAGCCACAGTCTCCTTTGACGACCCTCCTTCTGCTAAAGCTGCGATTGATTGGTTTGATG GCAAAGAGTTCAATGGAAAGCCCATAAAGGTGTCCTTTGCCACCAGGCGGGCAGAGTTCTCCCAGAGAGGAGGCGGTGGaggaggcggaggaggaggggggCGAGGGCGTGGAG GTTTCAGGGGACGAGGAGGCTTTGGTGGAGGTCCCAGTTTTGACGTTAAAGGAGGAGACTGGCTTTGTCCCAACAG TTCTTGTGGAAACATGAACTTTGCCCGGCGACATGAATGCAACAAATGTGGTGCACCAAAACCCGGAGACAGTTTTGGAG AACGTGGCGGTAGAGGGGGCTTCGGTGGTGACCGTGGTGGTTTCAGAGGTGGAAGAGGCGGTTTCCGTGGTGGTGACCGTGGTGGTTATGGAGGTGGAGATCGTGGTGGTTATGGTGGTGGATACAAGATGGGAGGAAG AGGAGAGCacagagaggaaagaagagacCGGCCCTACTAA
- the taf15 gene encoding TATA-binding protein-associated factor 2N isoform X5 — translation MSSDSGYGQPGAPQSYGSYSGSQGYAGQGFGQGNGGSSYGGPNYEGYGQSESYSQSSQGYSGYGQQPQSYEGYGQPATDSSSGYGDKSYGQQSSYGQQSSYVQPSEGAQSGGTFGGESRRYGGDEGGDRPEGFRGRGRGSFDRGGFDRGGYDRGGLDRGGLERGGFDRGGYDRGGFERGGRGGGGPPSGVGGGDRGGYKNYGGLRDYSQRDDAGDEQDNSDNNTIFVQGLGEDVTTHEVAEFFKQIGIIKLNKKTGKPMINLYTDKATGRLKGEATVSFDDPPSAKAAIDWFDGKEFNGKPIKVSFATRRAEFSQRGGGGGGGGGGGRGRGGFRGRGGFGGGPSFDVKGGDWLCPNSSCGNMNFARRHECNKCGAPKPGDSFGERGGRGGFGGDRGGFRGGRGGFRGGDRGGYGGGDRGGYGGGYKMGGRGEHREERRDRPY, via the exons ATGTCTTCTG ATTCAGGCTACGGGCAGCCTGGAGCCCCACAAAG CTATGGTTCCTATAGTGGATCCCAGGGCTATGCTGGGCAG GGTTTTGGTCAAGGTAATGGAGGCAGCTCGTACGGCGGACCGAACTACGAGGGTTATGGACAGTCTG AGAGTTACAGCCAGTCGTCACAGGGTTACTCTGGTTATGGACAACAACCACAGAGCTATGAAGGTTATGGGCAACCAGCCACTGATTCTTCGTCGGG GTATGGAGACAAGTCTTATGGGCAGCAGAGTTCTTATGGTCAACAAAGCTCTTACGTGCAGCCGTCTGAAGGAGCCCAGTCTGGGGGAACATTTGGAG GTGAGAGCAGGCGGTATGGTGGTGATGAAGGAGGTGACAGGCCTGAGGGTTTCAGGGGCAGAGGGCGTGGTAGCTTTGACCGTGGTGGCTTTGACCGTGGCGGTTATGACCGTGGGGGCCTCGACCGTGGCGGCCTCGAGCGCGGTGGCTTTGACCGTGGGGGCTATGATCGTGGTGGCTTTGAGCGaggtggaagaggaggaggaggcccGCCCTCTGGTGTGGG TGGTGGTGACCGTGGTGGCTACAAAAATTACGGTG GACTCAGAGACTACAGTCAAAGGGATGATGCCG gtGATGAGCAGGACAACTCTGACAACAACACAATCTTTGTCCAAGGCCTTGGAGAGGATGTCACAACTCATGAAGTTGCTGAATTCTTCAAACAGATTGGAATCATTAAG TTAAATAAGAAGACTGGCAAACCTATGATAAACCTGTACACTGACAAAGCCACTGGAAGACTGAAGGGTGAAGCCACAGTCTCCTTTGACGACCCTCCTTCTGCTAAAGCTGCGATTGATTGGTTTGATG GCAAAGAGTTCAATGGAAAGCCCATAAAGGTGTCCTTTGCCACCAGGCGGGCAGAGTTCTCCCAGAGAGGAGGCGGTGGaggaggcggaggaggaggggggCGAGGGCGTGGAG GTTTCAGGGGACGAGGAGGCTTTGGTGGAGGTCCCAGTTTTGACGTTAAAGGAGGAGACTGGCTTTGTCCCAACAG TTCTTGTGGAAACATGAACTTTGCCCGGCGACATGAATGCAACAAATGTGGTGCACCAAAACCCGGAGACAGTTTTGGAG AACGTGGCGGTAGAGGGGGCTTCGGTGGTGACCGTGGTGGTTTCAGAGGTGGAAGAGGCGGTTTCCGTGGTGGTGACCGTGGTGGTTATGGAGGTGGAGATCGTGGTGGTTATGGTGGTGGATACAAGATGGGAGGAAG AGGAGAGCacagagaggaaagaagagacCGGCCCTACTAA
- the taf15 gene encoding TATA-binding protein-associated factor 2N isoform X2, whose product MSSDSGYGQPGAPQSYGSYSGSQGYAGQGFGQGNGGSSYGGPNYEGYGQSESYSQSSQGYSGYGQQPQSYEGYGQPATDSSSGYGDKSYGQQSSYGQQSSYVQPSEGAQSGGTFGGASGTFGRRNEGESRRYGGDEGGDRPEGFRGRGRGSFDRGGFDRGGYDRGGLDRGGLERGGFDRGGYDRGGFERGGRGGGGPPSGVGGGDRGGYKNYGGLRDYSQRDDAGDEQDNSDNNTIFVQGLGEDVTTHEVAEFFKQIGIIKLNKKTGKPMINLYTDKATGRLKGEATVSFDDPPSAKAAIDWFDGKEFNGKPIKVSFATRRAEFSQRGGGGGGGGGGGRGRGGFRGRGGFGGGPSFDVKGGDWLCPNSSCGNMNFARRHECNKCGAPKPGDSFGERGGRGGFGGDRGGFRGGRGGFRGGDRGGYGGGDRGGYGGGYKMGGRGEHREERRDRPY is encoded by the exons ATGTCTTCTG ATTCAGGCTACGGGCAGCCTGGAGCCCCACAAAG CTATGGTTCCTATAGTGGATCCCAGGGCTATGCTGGGCAG GGTTTTGGTCAAGGTAATGGAGGCAGCTCGTACGGCGGACCGAACTACGAGGGTTATGGACAGTCTG AGAGTTACAGCCAGTCGTCACAGGGTTACTCTGGTTATGGACAACAACCACAGAGCTATGAAGGTTATGGGCAACCAGCCACTGATTCTTCGTCGGG GTATGGAGACAAGTCTTATGGGCAGCAGAGTTCTTATGGTCAACAAAGCTCTTACGTGCAGCCGTCTGAAGGAGCCCAGTCTGGGGGAACATTTGGAGGTGCGTCGGGAACTTTTGGACGTCGTAATGAGG GTGAGAGCAGGCGGTATGGTGGTGATGAAGGAGGTGACAGGCCTGAGGGTTTCAGGGGCAGAGGGCGTGGTAGCTTTGACCGTGGTGGCTTTGACCGTGGCGGTTATGACCGTGGGGGCCTCGACCGTGGCGGCCTCGAGCGCGGTGGCTTTGACCGTGGGGGCTATGATCGTGGTGGCTTTGAGCGaggtggaagaggaggaggaggcccGCCCTCTGGTGTGGG TGGTGGTGACCGTGGTGGCTACAAAAATTACGGTG GACTCAGAGACTACAGTCAAAGGGATGATGCCG gtGATGAGCAGGACAACTCTGACAACAACACAATCTTTGTCCAAGGCCTTGGAGAGGATGTCACAACTCATGAAGTTGCTGAATTCTTCAAACAGATTGGAATCATTAAG TTAAATAAGAAGACTGGCAAACCTATGATAAACCTGTACACTGACAAAGCCACTGGAAGACTGAAGGGTGAAGCCACAGTCTCCTTTGACGACCCTCCTTCTGCTAAAGCTGCGATTGATTGGTTTGATG GCAAAGAGTTCAATGGAAAGCCCATAAAGGTGTCCTTTGCCACCAGGCGGGCAGAGTTCTCCCAGAGAGGAGGCGGTGGaggaggcggaggaggaggggggCGAGGGCGTGGAG GTTTCAGGGGACGAGGAGGCTTTGGTGGAGGTCCCAGTTTTGACGTTAAAGGAGGAGACTGGCTTTGTCCCAACAG TTCTTGTGGAAACATGAACTTTGCCCGGCGACATGAATGCAACAAATGTGGTGCACCAAAACCCGGAGACAGTTTTGGAG AACGTGGCGGTAGAGGGGGCTTCGGTGGTGACCGTGGTGGTTTCAGAGGTGGAAGAGGCGGTTTCCGTGGTGGTGACCGTGGTGGTTATGGAGGTGGAGATCGTGGTGGTTATGGTGGTGGATACAAGATGGGAGGAAG AGGAGAGCacagagaggaaagaagagacCGGCCCTACTAA
- the taf15 gene encoding TATA-binding protein-associated factor 2N isoform X3, giving the protein MSSDSGYGQPGAPQSSIPPEPSSYGSYSGSQGYAGQGFGQGNGGSSYGGPNYEGYGQSESYSQSSQGYSGYGQQPQSYEGYGQPATDSSSGYGDKSYGQQSSYGQQSSYVQPSEGAQSGGTFGGESRRYGGDEGGDRPEGFRGRGRGSFDRGGFDRGGYDRGGLDRGGLERGGFDRGGYDRGGFERGGRGGGGPPSGVGGGDRGGYKNYGGLRDYSQRDDAGDEQDNSDNNTIFVQGLGEDVTTHEVAEFFKQIGIIKLNKKTGKPMINLYTDKATGRLKGEATVSFDDPPSAKAAIDWFDGKEFNGKPIKVSFATRRAEFSQRGGGGGGGGGGGRGRGGFRGRGGFGGGPSFDVKGGDWLCPNSSCGNMNFARRHECNKCGAPKPGDSFGERGGRGGFGGDRGGFRGGRGGFRGGDRGGYGGGDRGGYGGGYKMGGRGEHREERRDRPY; this is encoded by the exons ATGTCTTCTG ATTCAGGCTACGGGCAGCCTGGAGCCCCACAAAG TTCTATTCCTCCTGAACCTTCTAGCTATGGTTCCTATAGTGGATCCCAGGGCTATGCTGGGCAG GGTTTTGGTCAAGGTAATGGAGGCAGCTCGTACGGCGGACCGAACTACGAGGGTTATGGACAGTCTG AGAGTTACAGCCAGTCGTCACAGGGTTACTCTGGTTATGGACAACAACCACAGAGCTATGAAGGTTATGGGCAACCAGCCACTGATTCTTCGTCGGG GTATGGAGACAAGTCTTATGGGCAGCAGAGTTCTTATGGTCAACAAAGCTCTTACGTGCAGCCGTCTGAAGGAGCCCAGTCTGGGGGAACATTTGGAG GTGAGAGCAGGCGGTATGGTGGTGATGAAGGAGGTGACAGGCCTGAGGGTTTCAGGGGCAGAGGGCGTGGTAGCTTTGACCGTGGTGGCTTTGACCGTGGCGGTTATGACCGTGGGGGCCTCGACCGTGGCGGCCTCGAGCGCGGTGGCTTTGACCGTGGGGGCTATGATCGTGGTGGCTTTGAGCGaggtggaagaggaggaggaggcccGCCCTCTGGTGTGGG TGGTGGTGACCGTGGTGGCTACAAAAATTACGGTG GACTCAGAGACTACAGTCAAAGGGATGATGCCG gtGATGAGCAGGACAACTCTGACAACAACACAATCTTTGTCCAAGGCCTTGGAGAGGATGTCACAACTCATGAAGTTGCTGAATTCTTCAAACAGATTGGAATCATTAAG TTAAATAAGAAGACTGGCAAACCTATGATAAACCTGTACACTGACAAAGCCACTGGAAGACTGAAGGGTGAAGCCACAGTCTCCTTTGACGACCCTCCTTCTGCTAAAGCTGCGATTGATTGGTTTGATG GCAAAGAGTTCAATGGAAAGCCCATAAAGGTGTCCTTTGCCACCAGGCGGGCAGAGTTCTCCCAGAGAGGAGGCGGTGGaggaggcggaggaggaggggggCGAGGGCGTGGAG GTTTCAGGGGACGAGGAGGCTTTGGTGGAGGTCCCAGTTTTGACGTTAAAGGAGGAGACTGGCTTTGTCCCAACAG TTCTTGTGGAAACATGAACTTTGCCCGGCGACATGAATGCAACAAATGTGGTGCACCAAAACCCGGAGACAGTTTTGGAG AACGTGGCGGTAGAGGGGGCTTCGGTGGTGACCGTGGTGGTTTCAGAGGTGGAAGAGGCGGTTTCCGTGGTGGTGACCGTGGTGGTTATGGAGGTGGAGATCGTGGTGGTTATGGTGGTGGATACAAGATGGGAGGAAG AGGAGAGCacagagaggaaagaagagacCGGCCCTACTAA